A region of Solea solea chromosome 7, fSolSol10.1, whole genome shotgun sequence DNA encodes the following proteins:
- the LOC131462793 gene encoding P2X purinoceptor 7-like isoform X1 has product MAVSRPRAVIPYTFDPESDPETEDTVASETPPQQRLLQDASEWCTCGNCMTMPTEGENVCCRETLMVIRRMNELPDTPTCMIYHPGLEPNCLNPYTLQNMNNIYRADYGPLRGRTIHDRYRHLAYRSFVSWCWGYLGRRVRVVIPSCVVCRKRQEFPDLAGQYVGFRPPLD; this is encoded by the exons atggCTGTGTCACGACCCCGCGCCGTAATCCCTTACACATTTGacccggagtctgacccagagacaGAAGATACTGTCGCAAGTGAAACACCTCCACaacaaagactgctgcaggacgcctcaGAATG GTGCACTTGTGGGAACTGCATGACGATGCCCACAGAAGGGGAGAACGTCTGCTGTAGAGAAACACTTATG GTTATCCgaagaatgaatgaacttcCGGACACACCAACATGCATGATCTACCATCCAGGCCTGGAGCCTAACTGTTTGAACCCATACACACTGCAGAACATGAACAACATCTACCGGGCAGACTATGGGCCTTTGCGGGGAAGAACAATACACGA TCGCTACCGGCATTTAGCATACCGCAGCTTTGTCAGCTGGTGCTGGGGATATTTGGGACGACGTGTACGAGTTGTCATCCCGTCGTGTGTCGTGTGCCGGAAACGCCAGGAGTTTCCTGATCTGGCTGGACAATATGTTGGCTTCCGCCCACCCCTTGACTGA
- the LOC131462792 gene encoding uncharacterized protein LOC131462792, whose protein sequence is MSSKKRSVCSVLGCSKQGQTLHKLPTNEQTKAQWILFISDGNVPATFPKILHVCGNHFTEDCYTNFAQYKAGHSTTLRLKEGAVPTIHAGLPAAQDRFIHTGTQTEAPSVRTCATQLSIGTLKAHVHSQRTQTPVLSHETAGTQTTLPEYMFSSTPIKVPGFGPQKRARVESEEEEGFTSPESQVDPNDPTFTPGGSLTTHDSTMLTESAVYMDKKYIVFESCLRELFDTCPVCKRNCEVQQQQKGTYVAFHQTCPKCNYSRKWQSQPMIKNTPVGNVQLSAATYFTGASFIQLEKLGRALQLQVSHYDTFRKHARKYLEPAIVHKWKSDQQVLFSTLKPGGGKFKLQETCVQILQGTLQNLGAIP, encoded by the exons atgtcttcgaaaaaaagatcagtttgctctgttctgggttgtAGTAAACAAGGACAgacgctccacaagctccccaccaatgagcaaacaaaagctcagtggatattGTTCATTTCTGATGGGAATGTgcctgctacatttcccaaaatTCTCCATGTATGTGGCAACCACTTCAcggaggattgttacacaaacttcgCGCAATACAAAGCAGGGCACAGCACCACACTTCGCCTCAAAGAAGGAGCAGTACCTACAATACATGCTGGATTACCTGCAGCACAA GATCGTTTTATCCACACgggcacacaaacagaagctCCAAGTGTGAGAACATGTGCCACTCAACTGTCAATTGGGACCTTGAAAGCACACGTGCACAGCCAAA GGACCCAGACACCAGTGTTGTCACATGAGACTGCTGGCACACAAACCACACTACCGGAGtacatgttttcatccacacctATAAAGGTGCCAGGGTTTGGACCACAAAAAAGAGCACGTGttgagtcagaggaggaagagggattcACCTCACCAGAGTCACAAGTCGACCCAAATGACCCAACCTTTACTCCTGGCGGATCCCTAACAACACATGATTCAACAATGTT GACGGAAAGTGCTGTATACATggataaaaaatacattgtatttGAGTCCTGCCTGAGGGAGCTTTTTGACACATGTCCAGTGTGCAAGAGAAATTGCgaagtgcagcagcaacagaagggCACGTATGTTGCATTTCATCAAACGTGTCCAAAATGCAACTACTCCAGGAAGTGGCAAAGTCAGCCCATGATTAAGAACACCCCAGTTGGCAATGTACAGTTATCTGCTGCTacatatttcactggtgcatccttcatccagctggaaaag CTAGGCCGCGCCTTGCAGCTCCAGGTTTCTCATTATGACACCTTCCGGAAACATGCAAGGAAATACCTGGAACCTGCAATCGTCCACAAGTGGAAGAGTGACCAGCAGGTCCTTTTCTCCACATTGAAACCGGGGGGGGGAAAGTTCAAGTTGCAGGAGACATGCGTGCAGATTCTCCag GGCACTCTGCAAAATTTGGGAGCTATTCCTTGA
- the LOC131462793 gene encoding uncharacterized protein LOC131462793 isoform X2 translates to MAVSRPRAVIPYTFDPESDPETEDTVASETPPQQRLLQDASEWCTCGNCMTMPTEGENVCCRETLMVIRRMNELPDTPTCMIYHPGLEPNCLNPYTLQNMNNIYRADYGPLRGRTIHEYSLPAFSIPQLCQLVLGIFGTTCTSCHPVVCRVPETPGVS, encoded by the exons atggCTGTGTCACGACCCCGCGCCGTAATCCCTTACACATTTGacccggagtctgacccagagacaGAAGATACTGTCGCAAGTGAAACACCTCCACaacaaagactgctgcaggacgcctcaGAATG GTGCACTTGTGGGAACTGCATGACGATGCCCACAGAAGGGGAGAACGTCTGCTGTAGAGAAACACTTATG GTTATCCgaagaatgaatgaacttcCGGACACACCAACATGCATGATCTACCATCCAGGCCTGGAGCCTAACTGTTTGAACCCATACACACTGCAGAACATGAACAACATCTACCGGGCAGACTATGGGCCTTTGCGGGGAAGAACAATACACGAGTAT TCGCTACCGGCATTTAGCATACCGCAGCTTTGTCAGCTGGTGCTGGGGATATTTGGGACGACGTGTACGAGTTGTCATCCCGTCGTGTGTCGTGTGCCGGAAACGCCAGGAGTTTCCTGA